In one window of Nerophis ophidion isolate RoL-2023_Sa linkage group LG05, RoL_Noph_v1.0, whole genome shotgun sequence DNA:
- the si:ch211-39i2.2 gene encoding DNA damage-inducible transcript 4-like protein-like: MAYTMALLFGQGEEKSLVDMIGKYFVGRQERSFVRRGSVESCEDISPHPNMDAGVEQEKLLQQDVTRHIERCLTEAKASVLHCQALLLPRQMTARVGRDVLSAATDEPCGLRGASIRVYVETKDGVKSLGNIRPDPDVTSTFELSLVLKADQAHGWPPLKNIFDGNKVMKLRPEYKLVKRKLYSSASPVIHQFN, encoded by the exons ATGGCCTATACCATGGCTCTGCTTTTCGGACAAGGGGAGGAAAAAAGCCTCGTCGACATGATAGGAAAGTACTTCGTCGGGCGTCAAGAGCGGAGCTTCGTGAGACGAGGAAGCGTCGAAAGTTGCGAGGACATTTCGCCCC ACCCCAACATGGATGCAGGTGTGGAGCAGGAGAAGCTCCTTCAACAGGATGTGACTCGCCACATCGAGCGCTGCCTGACCGAGGCCAAGGCGTCCGTCCTTCACTGCCAGGCGCTGCTGCTTCCTCGCCAGATGACCGCCAGGGTCGGCCGGGATGTGCTGAGCGCCGCCACAGACGAGCCGTGTGGGCTGCGGGGTGCCTCCATCAGGGTCTACGTGGAGACCAAAGACGGCGTCAAGTCTTTAGGGAACATCCGCCCCGACCCCGACGTCACGTCCACATTTGAACTTTCCTTGGTGCTGAAGGCGGACCAGGCGCACGGCTGGCCGCCACTCAAGAACATCTTTGACGGCAATAAAGTGATGAAGCTGAGACCAGAGTACAAGTTGGTGAAGAGGAAGCTCTACTCTTCGGCCAGTCCTGTCATCCACCAGTTTAACTAA